In the Deinococcus depolymerans genome, TTAGGCAAGCCGATCACCAATGGTGGACAGCGCATGAATCTTATCGAGTGTGTATGGTCTGGGTTGGAAGCGCCAGCAGATAAAGAGTTGGAAGATATTCACTCCATGCAACTGATCTTGCATCAAGTTATTCTGGCTATTTATCGTGAAGTTAAGAAGAAAGATCCTGATGTGGCGTTCTGGATGATTCGCTCTTACATGATAGATCACCCAGATTACCCCGGTAGCAATTTATTTTCCAAAATTGCTTCAGTTATGGAAGCGTCTTTAGCCCTTCGAAAGAACAGTACAACTGCAGATAACAAGACCTCCGGTGATAGGAACACTTCGTTTCTTATTTCGAAAGAGGCATATAGATCTGGGGTTGAATTTATATCATCTTGGATGGGATGGATGACACCACTAGTGCAAGTTTTCAATGGTGATTCTCCTGATTGGCGCATACTTAAGAAGCCGGCAGCCACTAAAATTGAGGAATTTGAAAAGCAATCGAAGGGCAAGGACGGAGTTTTCTCTATACTCTTCAATTTAATAAGTAAAGACCTGAGAAATTCTATAGCTCATAGTGACATCCAACTAGATTCTTACAATGGTAATGTAATATATAGAAACATAAAGAGTGGAACCGAAAACTCGATTCCATTAATTGAATTTATGACACCGATTCTGGTGATGAGTTATCTGCCGAGTATTTATGTAGGTGCTCTGTCAGCAATACTTGTTATGGAGTTTGGGCGCACCGAAGACAAACTAAAATTGCCGGTTTTATCTGTCGAAGCTTTTTCAGGAGTGAAGATTGTATCCAAGTAGTCCAGGGGGAGCTTTTTATAACTTGCATTCGCCATTCGAGGATCGGTGCTCTGGGCGATGCGGAAGATGTTGTCCTCCACGGCCAGCAGTCGCCGTTGGCTCGCGATGTCATAGGCAGTGGCGAATGCTTCATGCTCATCCCGCCACCGGTGCACCGTGGCGTATGGGACGCCGGCCACTTGGCAGGCCGTGAGGCAGCCACCTTCTTCCGCCAGCACCCGGAGGAAGTGCGCCATTCGGTTATTCCGACTGCGTTGCGCTGGCGTCCAGGTGCCGGGCTCCCCGCCGAGCAGAATGGGCGTCTGCTCAGGCGCGTCCATTCGCCTGCCCCCACATGCGGGTTTCCCAATGGACACTCGCGGACATGTCTTCGGCAGTGGCGTACTGGAGCGGTTTCATCAGGACGCGTCCAGCACCAAGGGGAACAGGCACAACCATGTCTTCCTCCTCCTTCTGGAAAACCTGTTCCTCTGTATGGATCAGGTTCCCGCCGAGGCAGAGGTTCTGAAGAACGTCGGTGGGAGTGACGGAGTCCTTCAACACGAACTCGCCTTGACCGTCTCGTGTCCACAGCACGACCGGGTACAACGGGCGGTCCCCGGCCTGTGCCTGCAGCAGCTCCAGCGTCTCCGCCATGGACAACCTATCCCCAGCTTTCACCACACGACCCGTTCCCAGTAACTCGAAGTTCGCCATGCCCGCATCGTGCACCACGAACAGCAAACACCTGGCACACCTCGAGGAGGGCCTCACGTGGAGAAAATTTGGGGTGAGAAGGGCGAGTGCCCAGCATGGTCGCTACATGCCACCGGGGTCTATTGATAACGGCGTAAGTTGACATCGCCCATCACTCCCCTGGGTTGGCAGGACGCTGGCCAAGACGTTTTGCGTTTCAACACGGGTGATGCGGATTTATGCCGTTATCAATAAACGGGGGTGACAGGGGAGAGGTCTGTTAGGGAATCAGGACGTCATGGGTTGGCCATAGCATAGTCGGCGCCCAGTTTGTCAATCATTTCGAGGGCCAACTGGGTGATTAAGGCCCGCTGGTCGGTCAGGGTCGCATTGGTGCTGACGCCTTTCTTGTGCTGATTGTAGATGGCAACATTGCTTGGAAGATTGGGAACTTTGGTCAGGGCAAGCAATTCGACGTTGTAACTCCTGGCTTGTGTATTCCCCAGAGCATTACTGGTCGAGAGATTGAGCCAGAGCCCAACGTATCCAGTGGTTTCACCGCAATTTTGAGCAATAGGGATTCGATATGCAATTAATTTAGTTCTGATACTGCGGGCAATAGTCGTTGCTAAAGTTCGTTGGCCATCGTCTTGGAGAGGGTCATCAACACGAACGTAACGATCTTCAAAGCAGAATTTCACGCCATTTAGGTTTCGGGGGCTCGTGAGGCCGATGAGGGGTTCAGCGTAAGTGGCTCCCAGTAGTAGAGAGGTAAGAAGGGGAAGGCATTTCCAGGGGCTCATGCCTCAGAATAGGCGTTGGGTGAGGCGTTGGGTGATAGTGGCGCGGGTGTGCTCGTCTTCCTGGAGGAGGCGGAGGAGTTCTTCGAGAACAGCTTCCTGCGAGATTGGCCATCCGGCCCGCTTGAGGTCCATCACGAAGATGTCGAGGGCGGCCTTCTGGCTGGGGCGGACGCGGGTGCTGAAGGCGCGTCGCTCCTCTCGGGCGGGCGCCTGGGGGATGACTGGTGCAGCTGGGCCGGGCTCCGGCACCAGGGCAGCGCGGGTGGGTGCGCCCTGTTCAGGCGTGGTGTTCTCCCCTTCCCCTGGGCTTGTGACAAAACTACCGAATCGCGGTTTCTTCGTCATCAGCACACCTCGAGTGTGAGACTGAGGACGTCTGCCCAGGCGTTCTCCGATCGGGGGTCAGCGGCGTCCTTCACCAGTACGCCCTGCTCGTGTGCCCGTTCGTGGGCGGTGTACCGGCGGATGACGGTCTCGCACACCTGCAGGCCGGCGCTGCGCAGCTCGTCGCGGGCACTCTGGCCAACGGTACCGACGGGCTGGGCTTTGGTGATGACGATGTACACGCGGTCGAGGTTCGCGTTCGTAGCGGGCAGTTGCTGGAGCAGACGGGCGGTCGCTTCGACCTCCACCGAGTTCGGCGCCGTGGGGATCAGGACCACGTCTGCGGAGTGGGTCAGGGCGGCAATGTCTTCCAGGGCCGGGCGCCCTTCAGTATCCACGACCAGGTAACGGATCCCGGTGGGGATAGCCTCGCCTTCTTTCAAGACGGTGACGGGTAGCTTTCCCCGCGTGGCCCAGCCGCTGCTGGTCTGGATCGCTGCATCCGCGTCGATCAGGGCAGTCTTACCCTTCAGGGACAGGGCGCCGGCGATGTTAACGGCGAGAGTACTTTTCCCGACTCCGCCTTTAAGTGAGGTGAATGCGACCACGTGCGGCTTGGCTGTCATTCAGGTGAGCATACCTTCTCGCATACGTGCTCACATACTTTCATTCATGCATGAAAGAAAACATGAGAGAGTGATGACATTCTCACCAGTTTGCAAGAGTATCGCGGAGGTCGTCGACTTCGTAGTTCGCGTACCCGCGCCGGGTGGTCTCAACGGATGCGTGCCCCAGGTGGTGCGCCACGCGGGCGATGTCGTTGACCTGGCGCAGCAGGCGGGTACCGGCGAGTTTGCGTCCGGGGTGGAAGCCACGGAATTGCACCTCTGCCGCCTTGAAGGCCTTCTCCATGTGATACCGGGCGGTGGTGACGTGTGAGTACGAGAAGACGGCGCCTTCCGGAGTGGTGCGGCGGCCGTCAGTGGTCTGGCTCGAAGCCTGCTTGAACTTGCTCAGCACTCGGCGGAGGCTGCCGCTCATGGTCACGACGCGGCCCTTCCTTCCTTTGCCTTGCTGAATGGACACCCGGCGAAGCTCCAAGTCGATGTCTTGCCATGTCAGAGCGAGGGCCTCGCTGATCCGTAGGCCCGCATGGGAGAGGAGAAGCAGGAGGACCTGGCCCTGAAGGTCGGTCTGCTCCATCACGGCCGCGATGTCGTCCTCGCTGTAGGGCGGT is a window encoding:
- a CDS encoding ParA family protein; the protein is MTAKPHVVAFTSLKGGVGKSTLAVNIAGALSLKGKTALIDADAAIQTSSGWATRGKLPVTVLKEGEAIPTGIRYLVVDTEGRPALEDIAALTHSADVVLIPTAPNSVEVEATARLLQQLPATNANLDRVYIVITKAQPVGTVGQSARDELRSAGLQVCETVIRRYTAHERAHEQGVLVKDAADPRSENAWADVLSLTLEVC
- a CDS encoding site-specific integrase codes for the protein MTLVLYKVTALAQAQQWAGLPDHELRRRAVTAAVDKDTQALIALTRAYLTHEGASGLLTSARTIEAYTLGVRHFTEYATSNAINLLRPGRRDTSGYVAHMLGSGRKPAGVELKVAAANCLYRALRWAGATEAEPFRDVKVPRDHTPGLVKRPPYSEDDIAAVMEQTDLQGQVLLLLLSHAGLRISEALALTWQDIDLELRRVSIQQGKGRKGRVVTMSGSLRRVLSKFKQASSQTTDGRRTTPEGAVFSYSHVTTARYHMEKAFKAAEVQFRGFHPGRKLAGTRLLRQVNDIARVAHHLGHASVETTRRGYANYEVDDLRDTLANW